A stretch of Campylobacter gracilis DNA encodes these proteins:
- a CDS encoding DUF2695 domain-containing protein yields the protein MSRAEFERLFEFLGEGLAHRGCDGTHRLTLEFLRARRMPNETAVLDFCEQNGRYCDCEVLSNVQNCFEF from the coding sequence ATGAGTAGGGCGGAGTTTGAACGGCTATTTGAGTTCTTAGGCGAGGGCTTGGCGCATCGTGGCTGCGACGGCACGCATAGGCTCACGCTGGAGTTTTTGCGAGCTCGCCGCATGCCGAACGAGACGGCGGTTTTGGACTTTTGCGAGCAAAACGGCAGGTATTGCGATTGCGAAGTTCTAAGCAACGTGCAAAATTGCTTCGAGTTTTAG